The Nitrospirota bacterium genome includes a window with the following:
- a CDS encoding bifunctional nuclease family protein → MLVQMKIRGMMFDPLNNAYIVILRDENNTDILPVWVGKSEANAISMAIEGTLSSRPLTHDLIKNILDSLNASVISCVITDLKENTYYAKIHLMFNNSEFTIDSRPSDAIALCLRAEAPIFTSDDVLKKHSTEELDRWLDNIRPEDFGKYDA, encoded by the coding sequence ATGCTCGTCCAGATGAAAATAAGAGGGATGATGTTTGACCCTTTAAATAATGCTTATATCGTTATTTTAAGGGATGAAAATAACACGGATATACTGCCCGTTTGGGTAGGCAAGTCTGAGGCCAATGCGATCAGCATGGCCATCGAGGGAACGCTCTCCTCCCGTCCATTGACTCACGACCTGATTAAGAACATTCTCGATTCGCTGAATGCCTCCGTCATCAGTTGCGTCATTACCGATCTTAAGGAAAATACTTATTATGCGAAGATTCATTTAATGTTTAACAACTCTGAATTTACCATCGATTCCCGGCCGAGTGACGCCATCGCTCTTTGTTTGCGTGCCGAGGCTCCGATCTTTACGAGCGACGATGTTTTAAAAAAACACAGTACTGAAGAACTAGACCGCTGGCTGGACAATATCCGCCCTGAAGACTTCGGAAAATATGACGCTTAA
- a CDS encoding bifunctional nuclease family protein: MEIEVTIHGLMPASNADHQILVLKPRTDFDGKFIPIWIGETEASSIRLALEETTTARPLTHDLLKTMLSYFKTPLQKVVIYKMVQGTFFANLHLDNRGTEISIDARPSDAISLALRLKAPVFINEDVYLKQQVRIKENQEIEKINLEG; encoded by the coding sequence ATGGAAATTGAAGTCACCATCCACGGGCTGATGCCAGCCTCCAACGCGGATCATCAAATCCTCGTTTTAAAACCTAGAACAGACTTCGACGGAAAATTCATCCCGATATGGATTGGAGAAACTGAAGCCAGTTCGATCAGGCTGGCGTTAGAAGAAACCACCACGGCAAGGCCGTTAACCCATGATCTTTTAAAGACCATGTTGAGTTATTTTAAAACCCCTCTGCAAAAGGTTGTCATTTATAAAATGGTTCAAGGAACTTTTTTTGCTAACCTGCATCTGGATAACAGGGGTACGGAAATTTCTATCGACGCCCGCCCCAGCGACGCCATTTCCCTGGCCCTTCGTCTTAAGGCGCCCGTTTTTATCAATGAAGACGTCTATTTGAAACAACAGGTTAGAATTAAAGAAAACCAGGAAATTGAAAAAATCAACCTTGAGGGTTAA